The DNA window CCCCAATCCATTTTTACCTCCTTTTAGGCTATACGACACCGCCTTCGTACATTTTTCTCATTTTTTCTTTTTCTCTTTTTCTTTTTTCGATTTCCATAAGTCTTTTTCTATAATCGTCAATTCTAAATCCAAGCCAGATTAAAAGAGGCGAAGCGATGAAAATTGACGAATAAGTACCTACGATTATACCTACGAGCAATGTAAAACTAAACGGCTTGATAATCTCTCCACCGAAAAGATATAAAGTCAATACGACAAAGAAAGTCGTAAGTGAAGTTAAAACCGTTCTGCTAAGAGTTTTGGAAATAGCGTCGTTAATAAGTGTCGCTAAGTCTCTAATGCTCGATTCTCTTACTTGCTCTCTGATTCTATCGAATACGACGATAGTATCGTTTAGAGAATATCCCATAAGAGTCAACACAGCCGCCAACACATCAAGATTCACTTCAATATGAAAAAAGCTCACAGCTCCAAGAGATATGATAGTATCGTGCATCAACGCAAGCACCGAAGCTACGGCAAATCGCCACTCAAATCTAACTGCTACGTATATCAAAATACCCACTATCGCAAATACTAAGGCTTTTAGTCCTTTTTCTTTTAGTTCGTTCCCTACTTTAGCACCAACGATATCGACTCTCCTGATATCGACATTTCCAAGAGGTGAAAGAAGTTTTTTTACTTCCGCTCCGAGAGACTTTTGAACGTCTCCGCTTACTTGGTCCACATTTAAACGAATCAAAATTTCATTAGGTGAGCCGAAAGTCGTAATATTGGCACCTTTAAATTC is part of the Caminibacter pacificus genome and encodes:
- the secF gene encoding protein translocase subunit SecF; this translates as MELFSQNKVYDFMSKRNLFVSISLILIFLSLFSIFTKGFNWGIDFRGGIEIQVRFDKPVPISEVRKLISKEFKGANITTFGSPNEILIRLNVDQVSGDVQKSLGAEVKKLLSPLGNVDIRRVDIVGAKVGNELKEKGLKALVFAIVGILIYVAVRFEWRFAVASVLALMHDTIISLGAVSFFHIEVNLDVLAAVLTLMGYSLNDTIVVFDRIREQVRESSIRDLATLINDAISKTLSRTVLTSLTTFFVVLTLYLFGGEIIKPFSFTLLVGIIVGTYSSIFIASPLLIWLGFRIDDYRKRLMEIEKRKREKEKMRKMYEGGVV